In Camelina sativa cultivar DH55 chromosome 13, Cs, whole genome shotgun sequence, the genomic window GATTAGCAAAAGCACTGATCCGAATCTGTAAAAGATGGCAGCCACGGCTCTTTTCCGATCGATTCGCCGACGCGACGTCGTCTCTGCGCCTCTTTCTGCTTACAAATCtgtatgttattatttattcaCTCGTTGATTGCTTTCTCTCTGGTGAAATTATTTGTAGAtcggaaaaaaaatatatatttggattcGTTTAGTTTCGTCTTTGCTCCCTAATGTGAGCTCTGCTTAGTTTTCGCTTCATCTGTAGAATTCGTGTATTTATGTGATTTAATCCTTtcatatacacaaaaaaattgagaataTGAGATTGTGTTTGAAAGTAGATACGAATCTGTTTACCCGGAATGATCTTCTTAAGACTTTCAGCAATTTCccttttgattgattgattgattgattgagaaAGCTTTTagttgggatgaagaagaagaagaagagtgttaGTTCCATATTTCTGTTTTAgagaaagtgtttttttttttatatatacgtaAGTGCTCTTGAAACATTCTTGTTTTGCAGCTTGCTGGCAATGCTCAACCTTCATTGGGTAGTTCATATACTGGTCATAACTATGCAAGTTTGTGTAGAGCTTTCGGGTTGGTTTCTTTGTGATGCTAATAATACCATCTGTAagagttgtctttttttttttttttttttttttttttttttNTGACTATgacatgttttcttttatagGTCGAAACCTGTTGTGAGTGACATTCTTGGTACTGGTTTGGGCACTAACAACACAAGCAATGCCAttagagaggagagagaggtgCAAAATAATGTCTTTGTccacatttttctttgatttctgcTTTTCTAATGTTTAAGGAGCAGCTTaacttatacttttttttttgcctggTGATCCATGTCTCTATTTTTTGCAGCAGTCAAAAGCTACTGAAACTGCAATTCTTGGAGCTCAATTGACTCGATCATTCCGAGCTCTTGATGTGGGAACATCTAAACGCTTGTTCTCTACAATCTCAGCGGATATAAAGGCAACACACGAGGAACCGAAAATCAAAAGCTTTCGGCCTTTATCTCCTCACCTTCCCGTTTACCAGCCTCAGATGAACTCCATGTTATCGATCTTCAACAGAATCTCAGGGGTTTACTTGACTGGAGTCACTTTCGCTGGCTACCTTCTCTACCTGAAGATGGGTATGATTTGCCTCACCTACCCAAGTTTCTACCAAGTCCTTTACCATACACAACAGCAACTTCCAATCATCACCTCGGTTACTGCATTAGCTGCGATTTACCATACTATCAAGAGTACTCACTCACTCTTGACCCATTAAATAAAGAACTTCCGCAAAGCTCTTTCAGTGAAGCCGCCAAAGTCTCCAGTAAAAGTGTCTGTTTTGAGATGAACAAGATTTAATAAAGAGACGAGATACATTTGTCAAACTCTGTCTTGAGAAGGGGCAAAGATTTAACatctgtttttggattttaggcTTTCTAAGGCTatgtttgtttgcttttcttTGTTCTCGGATCTTTTTGAATGGGGTTTAAATCATGTAATAAATGTTTCCCAAGGTTCTGTTTCTACGTTATACTCTTTTGCTGCaagtttttttcacaaaatttgTCAACTTCATAGATATCTTCTTCCATTGGCTTGTTGTTATCCCAATCTATGAATTGGTGACAATGAAACGGCATAGTTGCTGTTATCCCAATACCATTGAATTGGTGACAATACGCAGTACTCACGCTCTTAATCCCAAAAGAGACTCAGTCAAAATATTTTGCTTTATTTGCAgtgatgattttaatttttttttaatgcaaaaccAAACAATATCAAGAACTCTAATCTTTTTCTAAAgtttattagttattttattgATACAGTAACgagtttttatatttcaaatccTAACCGAAAAAGGAAGACCTTTCCACATCCGATAAGAAAAGACTTCAGGATCGGAGCTCGCATCTCTATAGCTCCTGCGATTCCTCTTACAACCCCGAATACACAATCTCCTCTTCTTTATATAAGAACTCACGCAAACACTTCTGCAACACAcaatatctttttcttcttcttttttttaacgcTCGAGCCTTCTGGTTCTTCTTTAGCAGATCgcattctttgttttcttacaatCCAAGCTATGTCGAATGATAATGGCAAAAACCCTATGCCCAACGATAGGGGAAACGATCTTGTTTTCACCGCTTTCGAGAATCTTAATCTCTATGGCAACTATAACTGTTACAACCCAGGAGAAGCCAGCAACAACAACCACCCCAACGTCAACGTTTTTAACGTTGGTCATATCTCCGTCGATCGCTTCAACGTTAACGCTCCTCCGTTCACTCCGACGAGGATGATCCAACCAAGTGCTTCTTCCTCCGGATCAAACTCCGCCAAACCCTTCTTTTCTTCTCAGAGTTTCGTGAGCCCCGGCGTAGTCAAAGATCGTAACTCTCTATCAGAACTCTTGAACATGATGACGTGTGCAGAACGTTTCACTGAGTTCCAAAAGTTCCTCCAACGTCTCGATACCTATCCAACGGCTGAGAGGGAGAGCCACTTGTCAGCGATTGGATCATTGTTGACCAAGAACAACTGCACTTTTCTTGATTTGGCGGCGAACCAATACGGCTCACAGGCTTTACGAACCCTCTTTAGACGCAGCCCTGTCTTAGATCATCTCCTATTCCGCGCCGTCTGCATGAACTTCTTCTCGCTCATGACTAATAGATGCGGTCGTGGCTTGATCATCCCCGCGATACGAGCCGTCGATAAAACCAGGAAGGAGGATCTCTACAGGCTCACGTACAACTACGCTCTAGACCTCGCCAGGCTAGAAACCGGATGCCTTGCCCTAAACGATGTGTTTCAAGAGATCAGAGGCAAATACAGAGACCTAATCTTCGAGTGCGTCGTCAAGAACGCGGATTGGTTATCTTTTGACCCCTACGGAACAGACGTTGTTCAGAACTTTCTGACACTTCAGAACCCTGGTGCAACAGCTGCAATCGCCGAGAGACTTCGTGGAAGTTTCTTCACGTTGGCGGAGGAGAGACTAGGAAGCTATGTGGTGGAGAAGTGTCTCAACTCGGCTTTTGCGAGAGATAAAGTGTTGGAGGAGTTTAGAGGGAATGATAGAGAATGGGTGAGAATGGCTAATGATAAGTTTGGCAACTTTGTGGCACAGTGTGCGTTGAAGGTGATGAAGGAGAAACAAATGACTTCAATGTTGCAAGAGTTTTTGGAGAAGCTGAGGCCTTACTTTTGCAAGATGAAGACTGGACATGGGAAGAACACACTGAGAGTTATTCAAGAAGAAATTGAGGGATGGAGTGATTAGTTACAAGAGAATCTGGTTATATATGAACTGATCGAAtgcttttggttttttcttttttggttagttttctGATGGTTCTTCATTGTGTAGTCGATCGTAGTGGTGTTaaggtttttggttttaattggggtttttggttttggttctaaatAGTAACCTACTATTTTATGCCAACACTTCAGAATACAGTAGTTGTCTTGCTTGTTCCTTATTTTTTCTATAATCATATCAAAGTTTTTGACAACtctacttgaaaaaaaaaaaaaatccgaatgAGAACCAATCTGATTGACGTCCATTAATGATGTAAAGagacaagaaataaaattgataaGCCAAATTTGGGAGCAAGGGGAAGAAGGAAATCAATTTAAACCGAATGACAAAGACAAGATAACTTTTTATATGGACACCTGGTTTCTGGATTGAGACATGTAATTAATTTAGCAACAAAATAATAAGGACAAAAGACTTGAGATGATGATAATCATAATGGTGATGACAATATAATGATTGTCCCttagtaaattatttaaaatgaaatgaTACGACAAGTATGGGTCATGTATGGTGTATTAGTTAGTTAAGTGTGAGCAAGTCAGTCTCTCTTTTTTAACATCCAATGCTTTCTCACCTAACACACCTATTTTTTCCAACAACACATGTCCATACTATTTAACTTCCACATGCAAtgaaaattttcacaaaacgaatttttaagttttaacaaatgCTGAAATTGGAAACAAATGGATTACTAGTTCTCAAAATCTTGTTTCAGTGTGAGTGAATTAAAGATACGTAATTTGCAATTGgataataaaaatgtttatatcACCACTAAACGGGTGGGTTAACAAGAGACAGGAGACGAAAAGGTCCAAAAAAGCATACTTAAAAAAGTTACAACAGAACACTCTTAAAAACAAAGTTACCCAAATAGaataaaaaacatcaaaagtGCTTCAACTGATTCATCAGAAATCCAGATTCCAATTTGATCCAAAACACTTTTAcagatattataaaaaaaactttgggaGATATGGATGGATAATGATATCATCAGCTCAATTTCACACACTCACACCGAATCTGTTACTTTTGGTGCAGCCATGTTAACCACTTTCCCATCCGGACCGGTTCTCAGATCAGTCATACCACTAACCGGTTGACCGACTCCCTGGtattgctgctgctgctgctgaggCTGAGGTGGTGGCGGTTGAACCATCATGCCATCCCCAGCCACCGTGTAGTACACAGGTTTCCCCATCTGTGAATATGGTTCCTGTAACCCCATTGTTGGACCAACACTCGTCATAACTTGGGGACCAACACTAGTCATAACTTGTGGACCACCAGAATACGGTGGCTGTGGTTGAACCACGTTGTAACCTGATTGGTTCTGCTGCTCCATGTATGCATCAGGATGAGGATGCATTCTCTGAACAGGTGGGTAATACCCTTGGTTTCCTTGTACCGTCGGTGGTCTCATGACGCTTTGGTATATTGTCCCTGGAGCTTGTGATTGAGCTGGAATCATATAcacttgctgctgctgctgctgctgctccgGTAGATTCTGTGACGTGGTGGTTGCGTATACGTTCCCCGGAATGTTGTTGTTTCCTTGCCAGTAGCCAATCGGAGGTTGTGGATTCGTCGTGGCCGCCGCCGCCGGATTTTGAGCATATGTTGGAGAAAAGTATCGTCCGCCTTCATCTTCGCCTTTTCTTCTGTACATAGCAgcctcttgttgttgttgttgttgttgaagcagCTGATTCTGATGTATAgcctcttgttgttgttgaagcagTTGATTCTGATGCATAgcctcttgttgttgttgaagaagctgGTTCTGATGTATAgcctcttgttgttgttgatgatgaagctGATTCTGATGTagcatttgttgttgttgttgttcttgatctCTGATTTGAATCCTCTGAAACTCCTGGATTTGTCTTTGAATCTCCGCCGGATTAACGCCGTGATCCGGCTGTAACATCCGTTGATCTACAAACATCTGCAGCGGCGGTTCGATCACCGCCGGTTCCTGTACCGGCTGAGCCACCTTCACTGGAGATGGAGGAATCGGAGCTGCTTTCTCCgatccaaacaaaaaatcagCGGCGGAAACAGATTTCTCCGATTCAGGTCGGCTAGGGATAGGATTAAGCGTATCTCGATCGGATTTAGTGGAACCTTCGGAGCCGAAACCGCCGGAGATTGTAGAAGAAGGGAAGAGAAACAAACGCATCCGAGCTGGGTTAGAGGACATACGAAGCAATCGATCGTACTCATGCATCATGTGCTCCAGATCTTCATCGTTAGTCACCGAGATCAACGCATCTAAATCCTCACCTGGAAGCTGATACTTGAACGATATctcacctcctcctcctcctccatcaccgccaccgccaccgccgTTGCAGACGGCGGAGAGTTTGGAGACCAAAGAGGGAAATCTGATGCCGCGATCTACGGACATGATTTTGGTATCTCCGTTAACATAGGTAAGCTGGTTATCNCTCCGATTCAGGTCGGCTAGGGATAGGATTAAGCGTATCTCGATCGGATTTAGTGGAACCTTCGGAGCCGAAACCGCCGGAGATGGGAGAAGAAGGGAAGAGAAACAAACGCATCCGAGCTGGGTTAGAGGACATACGAAGCAATCGATCGTACTCATGCATCATGTGCTCCAGATCTTCATCGTTAGTCACCGAGATCAACGCATCTAAATCCTCACCTGGAAGCTGATACTTGAACGATATCTCAccaactcctcctcctccctcaccgccaccgccaccgccaccgccgTTGCAGACGGCGGAGAGTTTGGAGACCAAAGAGGGAAATCTGATGCCGCGATCTACGGACATGATTTTGGTATCTCCGTTAACATAAGTAAGCTGGTTATCATGTGGACGCGGCTGGATCTTTCCGCCGTAACTGCACATGAGCTTCACCTTGTAGCtctgctgttgttgctgctggtgGTCCTCCCATGGCGGCGGGTTCTCAAACTCGACGTCGCGAGATCTAGGCGACGATTCAGCTGAATCTGGATACGAGTTGTACGAGAATTTATCCATTTCTTTCTAAGATATTTTCGAAATTTTATCTTCGTCTTCGTTGCTTAATTAatccatgaaaaaaaaaagtctggagttgggtttgtttggtagtatagagagagagagagagagagagagagagtagaaaaAGAGAGGACTAGGACTATTTTATCACGGAGGTGGTTTTGGGAAAGGCTAACGTGACAGGATAGTGTTTTGTGGTTTTGGCGTGAACTCTTTTGGTTGATTACACGTGGGAGTAAAGTATTGGTTGGAAGTGATGAGGATTGAGGTGACGGGGGTGTGAGGTTAGCTAAAAGTCCATTGATTTTAGCTGGACTTTTGCGGCATTTTTGTGGGGGCCAGTTAGTGTTTTAATAGCGTGTTTGATAGAGattaaaagagacaaaaaaaaaaagcccatagtttttgagttttttttcttttgacttatgattatgattaaatGAGTTAATCTACTGTATTACTCCATATCAATCATATAATGATGATGTctgtatataatttatttctgAGAGTGTCATCAAATACCACGTGATCTTTGCTTCAAAGTACAAAACTTTCCTCTTCTACATTCAAAATTACAGCATCCCAAGACAAACTCAATCCCAATCATTCacacttgttatatatatatatatatatatcttctcgGATTCAACTGaacaaaacttaattaatagtataaaaaaCGGACTAACTGCAACATTGATTATTGTTCTAATCAACATAGACTATGGTAATATTCACTGATTAGCTCTTTCGTTATCTTGTCGCAACATGAAACCATCTCCGCATGCATTTTATAAGGACTCTTGTCAAAATTTTCCAATCCATGTCTGACAAGTCACACAAGCTTTTTGTATATCTCTCTTAGGTGGAGTGAACTGTATCGCGGAAAATGGATTCTCGCATACttcatatatagtatatatcatCACGGTTTCCGCCGTTGGCAGAGAGATCCATCTCATTGCATGCTCAATGTTTCTGAGCTGCTTTAGGGGGTGATGGTGAGATATAAGCAGAGAGTGAATACTCTggatttcgtttttattttccCGATTTGTTGTCCTCTTAAACGAGTTAAGCAGCCTTGTTTGATTGTTCATTTTCAtaatctgtttgtttgtttggatctgagcgttttttgtttgtttgtttcctaCGTCTTTTTGTACAACTTTACTTCAATTTTGAGATTATTACTTAAAACAGTTGCTCTGTAGATTAATGTGCTGCGATAGCTTAACTTATTATATAGCCTGTGATGTTTTCTTATTCAATATCTAGGTAAAGTTTTCGATTAGTTTGTGTTGTGAcatataccatatatatatatatatatatatccaggTAGATCAAATtcaagtaaccaaaaaaaaaaaaaacaaaacataaaaaaaaaaacctcaagtCTCACCGCCGCTCCAAACAGATCTAAAACCACCTaaattctcttttctctctccgATCGAAACCATGTCTGACGTCCCCGTCAAGCTCTGCCGTGAAACAGTAGTCATCTGGGACTTGGAGGAATGCCCGATCCCAGAAGGTGTACATGCTTCCGATGTTTTTAGAAACGTGAATAAGTCGCTTCATCAGGGTAAGGGTTATGTTATATTCAGGCCTTACTTGGACTTTTTTAAGTTCATTGGTGAAATTGGAGGTAGTACTGTGAATCTTATACACGTACCTTCAGGTGAAGAATCTCTCcctctccttttctctcccTCAGTTTTACCTATCTTCTCTGTATCTTTGATGATCATCtgcgtttatatatatatatataaatattttcagaAGCTAAAGATGAGAGACGTAAAAAGATTTTAGTGGAATTGTTAGGAGAGGCAGTCAGATGCTATTACACACCAGTAAACATGATGCTCATCGTTGGAGACATATCGAAACATCACCAGTTCAGAAGGCTCTCatctttttgaaaaatcagaATCTCCACAATGTTTTCTTGGCACTGCCTCATCTTCCATCATCCAAGGACCTCCTTGATACAGTAAGAGGGTTATGGCTTTGGGAAACCCTATCGCTGGGAGGACCTCCTCATCTTTTCTCACCCTTTCCAAATTTGGGCCGTACGACGCATATAGACTTCGACTTATTCGGTAACATCGGTAAGATCTCTATCTGCCAATCTCTGATATAtctgtgttcttttttttttcttctcttcataACGATCTGCTGAATTAGATGCCTTACCTTTGCTTCATCTCTTGTATCCCTGATCGCAGTCACTAAGAACGCAGAGAAGACATGTGTTTTCTGGGACGTCGTGGATTGCCGGATGCCTGAAGGTTACGGTGGTGTGAGGGATGTTTCGCAGAACATTAGACAGTCCCTTAAGAAATCCGGTTACAAGGGTGAGGTATCCATCAATGCTTATGTGAATCAGACCAATGATGATTTTAACGAGTATGCTTCTACCGACCCGGGATTCAAGATCATACTTGCTCCACCAGGTTGTTAATTCCTTGAATCTCTTTTAATACTCGCTTCTTCTTGATATCGAtcggtttatatatattttttcaacttaTGTGTGCTTCTTCTTGATAtcgattggtttatatatatattttcaggaGATAGAGATGCTAGACTTGAGATGCTTCTAGTGGACCTTCTAATCTAGGCAATTGAAAATCGTCCACCTGCAAATTTTATGCTTATCCTTGGGGACATCTTCGTGGGAGATGATGGTTACAGGGAGTTCGTCAAGGCATTTGTCACCTTGAAGGTTGAACGTTACAAGTGTCTCTTGGCACAGCCTCAAAAGTCTATAGTGATGGATTATGCGGTAACGAAATGGCTTTGGAAAAGCCTATCAACTGGAGGAGACCATCTTGACGATGCTGCCCTAAGTGAAAGTTCACAAGGTAATGACAATAATACTTGTATTCTTAACGCTGGAGGAGACCATCTTGATGATGCTGCCCTTAGTGAAAGTTCACAAGGTATTGACAATAATAATTGTATGGTTAGCGCTGGAAGAGACCATCTTGATGATGCTGCCCAAAGCGAAAGTTCACAAGATGTTGACAATAATACTTGTACGGTTACCGCTGGAGGAGACCATCTTGATGATGCTGCCCTTAGTGAAAGTTCACAAGGTATTGACAATAATAATTGTATGGTTAGCGCTGGAAGAGACCATCTTGATGCTGCTGCCCTAAGCAAAATTAAGTTCACAATGTATTGACAATAATACTTGTACGGTTACCACTGGAGGAGACCATCTTGATGATGCTGCCCTTAGTGAAAGTTCACAAGGTATTGACAATAATAATTGTATGGTTAGCGCTGGAAGAGACCATCTTGATGCTGCTGCCCTAAGCAAAATTAAGTTCACAATGTATTGACAATAATACTTGTACGGTTACCACTGGAGGAGACCATCTTGATGATGCTGCCCTTAGTGAAAGTTCACAAGGTATTGACAATAATAATTGTATGGTTAGCGCTGGAAGAGACCATCTTGATGCTGCTGCCCTAAGCAAAATTAAGTTCACAATGTATTGACAATAATACTTGTACGGTTACCACTGGAGGAGACCATCTTGATGATGCTGCCCTTAGTGAAAGTTCACAAGGTATTGACAATAATAATTGTATGGTTAGCGCTGGAAGAGACCATCTTGATGCTGCTGCCCTAAGCAAAATTAAGTTCACAATGTATTGACAATAATACTTGTACGGTTACCACTGGAGGAGACCATCTTGATGATGCTGCCCTTAGTGAAAGTTCACAAGGTATTGACAATAATAATTGTATGGTTAGCGCTGGAAGAGACCATCTTGATGCTGCTGCCCTAAGCAAAAGTAATAATACTTGTACGGTTACCGCTGGAGGAGACCATCTTGATGCTGCTGCCCAAAGCGAAAGTTCACAAGGTATTGACAATAATACTTGTACGGTTAGCGTTGGGGGAGACCATCTTGATGCTGCCCAAAGCCAAAGTTCacaaggtattgataataatacTTGTATGGTTAGTGCAAGTTCATAAGGTGGCTGTCGTAGCCTTGAAGTAAATTCTTACATGTACTATTGCATAAAACTCgggtttcttcttgttttgaaaGGCTTCTATCCAATACCTCCCTCGGTTAATAAAAACACTGTGAAAGCCGCAACAAGCTCTTCTTGCCGTCCGATAGAAACACGCTCTTCTTGCCGTCCTATAGAAACCATGTCTGAATTCTCCGGTAagatctttctctctatctatctatatatatgttgtttatttCCAATCTCCTTGGCCTTCATGAAGCGTTAGATGTGCTTTACCTTTGCTTCATCTCTTGTTTTCCCTATTTCATGCAGACACTAAGAAGACATGTGTTTTCTGGGACGTTGTGGATTGCCCGATGCCTGAAGGTCACGGTGTTAGGGATGTTTCGCAAAACATTAGACAGTCACTAAAGAAATCCGGTTACAACGGTGAGGTATTCATCAAGGCTTATATAAAGCAGACCAATGATGATTTTAACGAGTATGTTTCTACCGACCCCGGATTCGAGCTCATACATGCTGAAGGTTAATTCCTTAAATCTcgtaatactcttttttttttcctctctcgcTCTCTAATACTTATGTATATACAGTATGCTTCTTCATGATATCGatcggtttatatatatatattttttcaggaGATAGAGTTGCTAGACTTGAGATGCTTCTAGTGGACCTTCTAATCTGGTCAATTAATATTCGTTCACCTGCAAATTATATGCTTATCCTTGGGGACATCTTCGtgggagatgatgatgattacagTGAGTTTGTCAAGGCATTCGTCCGGTTGGAATGTAGACATTTCACATGTCTCTTGGTACAGCCTCAAAAGTCATTAGTCATGAGAGATTATGTGGTAACAAAATGGTGGCTTTGGAAATACTTATCAACTGGAGTTGACCATCTTGTTGCTGCCCAAAGCGAAAGTTCACAAGGTGTTGACAATACTTGTAGTGCAAGGTAGTTCATAAGGTGTCTGTCTGTGCGTAGCCCTGAAGTCTATCTATGCAGAGAAAAATTGTGGAGCTACTCAGGGTtatttcttacttttgtttcGATGTCGGTCTCTTCTCGTCATagtttctctttcattttattGCATTAAAACTCGGTTTTGAAAGGCTGCTATCCAATATCTCCCTCTCATGAAAATATATAGTCACAATGGAAGAAAATATTGCATGTGAATGCAGAATAATATATTaagttccctttttttttatataaagcgGTAGCTCTTGTACTGCGGTTGGATCTTGTTTTTTCCTAAGTCAAAATGAAAGAAACTAGAtgtgaataaaaaagaaatattattggAGATTGTATAAGTTTTGGTTTAGACTGGTATAGCTTAAATTTCATTGGTTATGTCAACCGGTTAAGTTAGATATGCTTGCTGTGGGGGACATCTCAAAATATATAGGGGATGAGATAGTCTGAGTCTCTGAGATGTGATGGGATTTGGAATGTAAAAATACTCGggaagtttttttcttaatccgGGATCAGTTATGTTTTTTATAGACTTCCATTGTCATAATATTTCGAAAACAAGCaacacaaaacatttatatactCAAACATTAGCATTTTAAATAACCCCTCAAAGTCTCGCACCGCCGCTCCAAACAGATCTAAAACCTAaattctcctctctctctctctctatcgagTAGACAAATTCTTGCCGGCCGATCGAAACCATGTTAAAATTCTCCTGTAAgatctctatctatctatctgtAACTCGAAATTTGTTTGTTGCCCTTGATGAAGCGTTAGATGtgttttattctatatatttttgttttgttttgcctCTCTTCATAACTGTAACTGTATATACATCTCGGCCTCCTAGGCGACGTTAATAAAACAGTTATAATTTGGGACGTGAAGGCATGCCCGATCCCTGAAGGTCTTGACAGTTATGATATTTGGAACAACGTCCAAAAATCCCTATCGAATATTGGGTATCCAACTACACACATTCTAGAATTTAGGGCATATTGTGATTATTTTCTAACGCGTGATAGTAGGCCTAGCGGTCCTTATATTTGGTTGATGCACGCATCTTCAGGTGACTCTAAAGGTGAAgactctctccctctctctccctcagTTTTACCATATCTTTTGATGGTCtgcgtttatatatatatatatatatatatatatatatatattcagaagCTGAAGATGAGAGACGTAAAAAGATTTTAGTGGACCTGTTATGCGAGGCAGGCGAAAATCGCTCAAGAATAAACTTGTTGCTGATCATTGGAGACGTGTCAGAACAGACCCAGTTCATGAGGGCTCTTAAGTTTTTGAAAGAGGCGAAGCCCCACAATGTTTTCCTGGCACTCCCTCGTCCTCCATCATCAGAGGATTTGGTTGCAACTGTAAGTGAAGTTTGGCTTTGGGAAACCTTAGCTGTTGGAGGATATCCTATGGGCCATATTCCAAGTGAAGACGATTCTGATTATGATTCTTCTGACGATTAGTCACCAAAGCTCGGACGAAGcatttttatcttatttgaACAATCTGTTTTTACTAGTTGTTATTCCTCTGTTTAAGTGAAATTCACAAATCTGTTTTACTAGTTgttatttcctctgtttcaagTGAACTAGATTATTATTGTTCTACCAAGATCAAACAACATATTGTGTATTGTAATA contains:
- the LOC104734959 gene encoding uncharacterized protein LOC104734959, producing MVSAGRDHLDAAALSKSNNTCTVTAGGDHLDAAAQSESSQGIDNNTCTVSVGGDHLDAAQSQSSQGFYPIPPSVNKNTVKAATSSSCRPIETRSSCRPIETMSEFSDTKKTCVFWDVVDCPMPEGHGVRDVSQNIRQSLKKSGYNGEVFIKAYIKQTNDDFNEYVSTDPGFELIHAEGDRVARLEMLLVDLLIWSINIRSPANYMLILGDIFVGDDDDYSEFVKAFVRLECRHFTCLLVQPQKSLVMRDYVVTKWWLWKYLSTGVDHLVAAQSESSQGVDNTCSAR
- the LOC104734957 gene encoding transcription factor SPT20 homolog yields the protein MDKFSYNSYPDSAESSPRSRDVEFENPPPWEDHQQQQQQSYKVKLMCSYGGKIQPRPHDNQLTYVNGDTKIMSVDRGIRFPSLVSKLSAVCNGGGGGGGGEGGGGVGEISFKYQLPGEDLDALISVTNDEDLEHMMHEYDRLLRMSSNPARMRLFLFPSSTISGGFGSEGSTKSDRDTLNPIPSRPESEKSVSAADFLFGSEKAAPIPPSPVKVAQPVQEPAVIEPPLQMFVDQRMLQPDHGVNPAEIQRQIQEFQRIQIRDQEQQQQQMLHQNQLHHQQQQEAIHQNQLLQQQQEAMHQNQLLQQQQEAIHQNQLLQQQQQQQEAAMYRRKGEDEGGRYFSPTYAQNPAAAATTNPQPPIGYWQGNNNIPGNVYATTTSQNLPEQQQQQQQVYMIPAQSQAPGTIYQSVMRPPTVQGNQGYYPPVQRMHPHPDAYMEQQNQSGYNVVQPQPPYSGGPQVMTSVGPQVMTSVGPTMGLQEPYSQMGKPVYYTVAGDGMMVQPPPPQPQQQQQQYQGVGQPVSGMTDLRTGPDGKVVNMAAPKVTDSV
- the LOC104734955 gene encoding succinate dehydrogenase subunit 3-1, mitochondrial isoform X2, which produces MLNLHWVVHILVITMQVCVELSGWSKPVVSDILGTGLGTNNTSNAIREEREQSKATETAILGAQLTRSFRALDVGTSKRLFSTISADIKATHEEPKIKSFRPLSPHLPVYQPQMNSMLSIFNRISGVYLTGVTFAGYLLYLKMGMICLTYPSFYQVLYHTQQQLPIITSVTALAAIYHTIKSTHSLLTH
- the LOC104737908 gene encoding putative pumilio homolog 21, which translates into the protein MSNDNGKNPMPNDRGNDLVFTAFENLNLYGNYNCYNPGEASNNNHPNVNVFNVGHISVDRFNVNAPPFTPTRMIQPSASSSGSNSAKPFFSSQSFVSPGVVKDRNSLSELLNMMTCAERFTEFQKFLQRLDTYPTAERESHLSAIGSLLTKNNCTFLDLAANQYGSQALRTLFRRSPVLDHLLFRAVCMNFFSLMTNRCGRGLIIPAIRAVDKTRKEDLYRLTYNYALDLARLETGCLALNDVFQEIRGKYRDLIFECVVKNADWLSFDPYGTDVVQNFLTLQNPGATAAIAERLRGSFFTLAEERLGSYVVEKCLNSAFARDKVLEEFRGNDREWVRMANDKFGNFVAQCALKVMKEKQMTSMLQEFLEKLRPYFCKMKTGHGKNTLRVIQEEIEGWSD
- the LOC104734955 gene encoding succinate dehydrogenase subunit 3-1, mitochondrial isoform X1, translated to MAATALFRSIRRRDVVSAPLSAYKSLAGNAQPSLGSSYTGHNYASLCRAFGSKPVVSDILGTGLGTNNTSNAIREEREQSKATETAILGAQLTRSFRALDVGTSKRLFSTISADIKATHEEPKIKSFRPLSPHLPVYQPQMNSMLSIFNRISGVYLTGVTFAGYLLYLKMGMICLTYPSFYQVLYHTQQQLPIITSVTALAAIYHTIKSTHSLLTH